The following proteins are encoded in a genomic region of Glycine max cultivar Williams 82 chromosome 18, Glycine_max_v4.0, whole genome shotgun sequence:
- the LOC100818904 gene encoding uncharacterized protein isoform X2, which translates to METIEEQQYGDQLTKEESQRAVELETDAEDVEIIGIRKIDIEEEKEIGPMSSEDKFRGLTVEGKWEEVIKMCEEDIKLCTIKINNKRGTALHVAVNEGNEDAVKCLVGTMIKHKRGEKALTLKNERGDTPLHLAATRGLKNICECIIGKNKERKGLITFLNDEGETPFFQVALSWQKEAFWYLCSLVPADENVNYSKFLIRNNGDSILHCAIRREFFDLALIIMYKYPKLYDIQNREGFSPLKLLATRPSAFKSGSNLLWWKRILYHCVSVETLDVQEAEKLYMKAEVQEYQNEQCMVIKEEKDELCPNTKEKMDELQLPENYNTCHHFYHLFKDLCRLTNTFFRSLQLLGKELGILFKDLCRLISTCASGHKREKQEDPEKHQQCQISMAEDLGHEHVPPNLVSCLQSVKLAYIYTLGLSGVENIDKEEIMALNIDREETAILVAARNGIIEMVNELISKIPSAIHETNSKKKNVLLIAVENRQTLIVEELKNRFGEKKTKVVLHNLILGVDDQENTMLHLAAAPIDKGWMISGSALQMMWHIKWFQYIKELVPEHFTIRTNKKEKTAGEIFRESHKGLVKEASGWLKDTSESCSVVAALLAGVSFATSTTVPGGVNTDTGKPALEGQVPFESFAMCSLIGLCFSVTALIMFLSILTSRKEIRDFRTNLPLKLLMGLSSLFISIAALFATFCSAHFFVIDDKFKQVLILIYTVTCLPVTFYAVAQFPLYIDLMRAITTKVPLASDKGDDL; encoded by the exons ATGGAAACGATAGAAGAGCAACAATATGGTGACCAACTCACGAAAGAAG AGTCCCAAAGAGCAGTGGAATTAGAAACTGATGCAGAAGATGTAGAAATTATAGGAATTAGAAAAATAGatattgaagaagaaaaggaaatagGGCCAATGAGTTCAGAGGACAAGTTTCGCGGGTTAACAGTGGAAGGAAAATGGGAAGAGGTTATCAAAATGTGTGAAGAAGACATCAAGTTATGCACGATAAAGATCAACAACAAAAGAGGCACTGCACTCCATGTGGCAGTGAATGAAGGCAATGAAGATGCTGTTAAGTGTCTTGTGGGAACAATGATAAAGCACAAAAGGGGGGAGAAGGCCTTAACATTGAAGAATGAGAGAGGGGACACACCTTTGCACCTTGCAGCTACAAGGGGACTCAAGAATATATGTGAATGCATCataggaaaaaataaagaaagaaagggttTGATTACCTTTCTTAATGATGAGGGAGAGACACCTTTTTTTCAG GTTGCACTCTCATGGCAAAAAGAAGCTTTTTGGTACCTTTGTTCCCTCGTGCCTGCTGATGAAAACGTTAACTATTCTAAATTTCTTATTCGGAATAATGGGGATAGTATCCTTCACTGTGCCATTCGGAGAGAATTTTTTG ATTTGGCACttataataatgtataaatACCCCAAACTTTACGACATTCAGAATAGAGAGGGATTCAGTCCTCTCAAACTTCTTGCCACTAGGCCCTCAGCCTTCAAAAGTGGAAGCAATCTGCTATGGTGGAAGAGAATCCTTTATCATT GTGTATCTGTAGAAACTCTAGACGTCCAAGAAGCAGAGAAATTGTACATGAAAGCGGAAGTACAAGAATATCAGAACGAACAGTGCATGGTtatcaaagaagaaaaggatgaaCTGTGCCCGAACACCAAAGAAAAAATGGACGAATTACAACTCCCAGAGAACTACAACACATGTCATCACTTCTATCATCTGTTTAAAGATCTATGCAGGTTGACTAATACATTTTTTCGTTCACTGCAACTTCTTGGTAAAGAACTGGGAATTTTGTTTAAAGATCTATGCAGGTTGATTAGTACATGTG CATCAGGACAcaagagagagaaacaagaagatCCAGAGAAACATCAACAATGTCAAATATCAATGGCAGAAGATCTGGGCCATGAGCATGTTCCACCAAATTTGGTTTCATGTCTTCAGTCTGTGAAGCTTGCATACATATATACTCTTGGCCTTTCGGGAGTAG AAAATATTGACAAAGAGGAGATAATGGCTTTGAATATTGACAGAGAAGAGACAGCGATTTTGGTTGCGGCAAGAAATGGCATAATAGAAATGGTGAATGAGCTTATATCTAAAATACCAAGTGCCATACATGAAACTAACTCCAAGAAGAAAAATGTGTTACTTATAGCAGTGGAGAACAGACAAACCCTTATTGTTGAGGAATTAAAAAATCGATTTggagagaagaaaacaaaagtagTCTTGCACAACCTAATTCTAGGTGTAGACGATCAAGAGAACACTATGTTACACCTGGCAGCAGCACCAATCGATAAGGGTTGGATGATATCTGGTTCTGCCTTGCAAATGATGTGGCATATTAAATGGTTTCag TACATAAAGGAGCTAGTGCCAGAGCATTTCACAATTAGAACcaataaaaaggagaaaactGCAGGAGAAATCTTTAGAGAATCACATAAAGGACTCGTCAAAGAAGCTAGTGGGTGGCTCAAGGACACCTCAGAGTCTTGCTCAGTAGTGGCAGCTCTCCTTGCTGGTGTTTCCTTTGCCACATCTACCACTGTCCCTGGTGGTGTCAACACTGACACGGGTAAACCTGCATTAGAAGGCCAGGTTCCATTCGAGTCATTTGCAATGTGTTCATTAATTGGCCTATGCTTCTCCGTCACTGCCCTCATAATGTTCCTCTCTATACTCACTTCTCGGAAAGAAATCAGGGATTTTCGAACTAATTTGCCACTTAAATTGCTTATGGGCTTAAGTTCTCTTTTCATATCTATTGCTGCATTGTTTGCTACTTTCTGCTCTGCTCATTTCTTTGTGATCGATGACAAATTCAAGCAAGTCTTAATCCTCATTTATACAGTAACTTGCTTGCCTGTGACCTTCTATGCAGTAGCACAATTTCCACTATATATTGATCTTATGAGAGCCATTACAACAAAAGTGCCACTGGCAAGTGATAAAGGGGATGATTTATAG
- the LOC100818904 gene encoding uncharacterized protein isoform X1, whose product METIEEQQYGDQLTKEESQRAVELETDAEDVEIIGIRKIDIEEEKEIGPMSSEDKFRGLTVEGKWEEVIKMCEEDIKLCTIKINNKRGTALHVAVNEGNEDAVKCLVGTMIKHKRGEKALTLKNERGDTPLHLAATRGLKNICECIIGKNKERKGLITFLNDEGETPFFQVALSWQKEAFWYLCSLVPADENVNYSKFLIRNNGDSILHCAIRREFFDLALIIMYKYPKLYDIQNREGFSPLKLLATRPSAFKSGSNLLWWKRILYHCVSVETLDVQEAEKLYMKAEVQEYQNEQCMVIKEEKDELCPNTKEKMDELQLPENYNTCHHFYHLFKDLCRLTNTFFRSLQLLGKELGILFKDLCRLISTCASGHKREKQEDPEKHQQCQISMAEDLGHEHVPPNLVSCLQSVKLAYIYTLGLSGVGVENIRKMKQKHKWSGQLLSEFMKKPYESYTGSGGPPLLDSSVQTDFIYAYNTENIDKEEIMALNIDREETAILVAARNGIIEMVNELISKIPSAIHETNSKKKNVLLIAVENRQTLIVEELKNRFGEKKTKVVLHNLILGVDDQENTMLHLAAAPIDKGWMISGSALQMMWHIKWFQYIKELVPEHFTIRTNKKEKTAGEIFRESHKGLVKEASGWLKDTSESCSVVAALLAGVSFATSTTVPGGVNTDTGKPALEGQVPFESFAMCSLIGLCFSVTALIMFLSILTSRKEIRDFRTNLPLKLLMGLSSLFISIAALFATFCSAHFFVIDDKFKQVLILIYTVTCLPVTFYAVAQFPLYIDLMRAITTKVPLASDKGDDL is encoded by the exons ATGGAAACGATAGAAGAGCAACAATATGGTGACCAACTCACGAAAGAAG AGTCCCAAAGAGCAGTGGAATTAGAAACTGATGCAGAAGATGTAGAAATTATAGGAATTAGAAAAATAGatattgaagaagaaaaggaaatagGGCCAATGAGTTCAGAGGACAAGTTTCGCGGGTTAACAGTGGAAGGAAAATGGGAAGAGGTTATCAAAATGTGTGAAGAAGACATCAAGTTATGCACGATAAAGATCAACAACAAAAGAGGCACTGCACTCCATGTGGCAGTGAATGAAGGCAATGAAGATGCTGTTAAGTGTCTTGTGGGAACAATGATAAAGCACAAAAGGGGGGAGAAGGCCTTAACATTGAAGAATGAGAGAGGGGACACACCTTTGCACCTTGCAGCTACAAGGGGACTCAAGAATATATGTGAATGCATCataggaaaaaataaagaaagaaagggttTGATTACCTTTCTTAATGATGAGGGAGAGACACCTTTTTTTCAG GTTGCACTCTCATGGCAAAAAGAAGCTTTTTGGTACCTTTGTTCCCTCGTGCCTGCTGATGAAAACGTTAACTATTCTAAATTTCTTATTCGGAATAATGGGGATAGTATCCTTCACTGTGCCATTCGGAGAGAATTTTTTG ATTTGGCACttataataatgtataaatACCCCAAACTTTACGACATTCAGAATAGAGAGGGATTCAGTCCTCTCAAACTTCTTGCCACTAGGCCCTCAGCCTTCAAAAGTGGAAGCAATCTGCTATGGTGGAAGAGAATCCTTTATCATT GTGTATCTGTAGAAACTCTAGACGTCCAAGAAGCAGAGAAATTGTACATGAAAGCGGAAGTACAAGAATATCAGAACGAACAGTGCATGGTtatcaaagaagaaaaggatgaaCTGTGCCCGAACACCAAAGAAAAAATGGACGAATTACAACTCCCAGAGAACTACAACACATGTCATCACTTCTATCATCTGTTTAAAGATCTATGCAGGTTGACTAATACATTTTTTCGTTCACTGCAACTTCTTGGTAAAGAACTGGGAATTTTGTTTAAAGATCTATGCAGGTTGATTAGTACATGTG CATCAGGACAcaagagagagaaacaagaagatCCAGAGAAACATCAACAATGTCAAATATCAATGGCAGAAGATCTGGGCCATGAGCATGTTCCACCAAATTTGGTTTCATGTCTTCAGTCTGTGAAGCTTGCATACATATATACTCTTGGCCTTTCGGGAGTAG gGGTTGAAAACATTAGGAAGATGAAACAAAAGCACAAATGGAGTGGTCAACTCTTGAGTGAATTTATGAAAAAACCTTATGAGTCATATACGGGAAGTGGAGGTCCACCACTATTAGACTCGAGTGTTCAAACAGATTTCATTTATGCTTACAATACAG AAAATATTGACAAAGAGGAGATAATGGCTTTGAATATTGACAGAGAAGAGACAGCGATTTTGGTTGCGGCAAGAAATGGCATAATAGAAATGGTGAATGAGCTTATATCTAAAATACCAAGTGCCATACATGAAACTAACTCCAAGAAGAAAAATGTGTTACTTATAGCAGTGGAGAACAGACAAACCCTTATTGTTGAGGAATTAAAAAATCGATTTggagagaagaaaacaaaagtagTCTTGCACAACCTAATTCTAGGTGTAGACGATCAAGAGAACACTATGTTACACCTGGCAGCAGCACCAATCGATAAGGGTTGGATGATATCTGGTTCTGCCTTGCAAATGATGTGGCATATTAAATGGTTTCag TACATAAAGGAGCTAGTGCCAGAGCATTTCACAATTAGAACcaataaaaaggagaaaactGCAGGAGAAATCTTTAGAGAATCACATAAAGGACTCGTCAAAGAAGCTAGTGGGTGGCTCAAGGACACCTCAGAGTCTTGCTCAGTAGTGGCAGCTCTCCTTGCTGGTGTTTCCTTTGCCACATCTACCACTGTCCCTGGTGGTGTCAACACTGACACGGGTAAACCTGCATTAGAAGGCCAGGTTCCATTCGAGTCATTTGCAATGTGTTCATTAATTGGCCTATGCTTCTCCGTCACTGCCCTCATAATGTTCCTCTCTATACTCACTTCTCGGAAAGAAATCAGGGATTTTCGAACTAATTTGCCACTTAAATTGCTTATGGGCTTAAGTTCTCTTTTCATATCTATTGCTGCATTGTTTGCTACTTTCTGCTCTGCTCATTTCTTTGTGATCGATGACAAATTCAAGCAAGTCTTAATCCTCATTTATACAGTAACTTGCTTGCCTGTGACCTTCTATGCAGTAGCACAATTTCCACTATATATTGATCTTATGAGAGCCATTACAACAAAAGTGCCACTGGCAAGTGATAAAGGGGATGATTTATAG
- the LOC102663081 gene encoding uncharacterized protein, whose protein sequence is MVTTLSAKNKVEFINGNAPEPLKTDRTYGVWSRCNNMVVSWIMHSVSVAIRQSILWMNKAEEIWNDLKSRYTQGDLLRISDLQQEASSMKQGTLSVTEYFTKLRIIWDEIENFRPDPRCSCTIKCTCSVLTIIAQRKLEDRAMQFLRGLNEQYNNVRSHVLLMEPMPTIPKIFSYVAQQERQLSGNNFLPNFSLESKENASINVVKITCEFCGRIGHTESVCYKKYGVPSSYEGRSKSYNTRNGKACTHCGKIGHTIDVCFKKHRFPPGYKFGNSKVVANNIVAVEGKATSDQMQRHESHDLVRFSPEQDQALFALIQRPSSGSSAPTQSQVASISSCSTNTSPGTLLSFETADSISWILDSGATDHVSSSLANFHSYHQVNPIMVKLPNGHQVHATHSGTDTNTKAKIGTVEHI, encoded by the exons ATGGTAACAACATTAAGCGCCAAAAATAAAGTGGAGTTTATAAATGGAAATGCACCAGAACCCCTGAAAACCGATAGAACCTATGGTGTATGGAGCCGCTGCAACAACATGGTGGTATCGTGGATAATGCATTCAGTATCAGTTGCGATTAGGCAGAGCATTTTGTGGATGAACAAAGCTGAGGAAATATGGAATGATCTGAAATCCCGATACACGCAAGGAGATCTCTTGAGAATCTCTGATCTTCAACAAGAAGCTTCATCAATGAAACAAGGTACCCTCTCTGTCACAGAGTACTTCACAAAGCTCCGCATCATATgggatgaaattgaaaatttcagACCCGATCCCAGATGTTCTTGCACCATCAAATGTACTTGTTCAGTCCTCACTATCATTGCCCAACGAAAGTTAGAAGACCGAGCCATGCAATTTTTACGAGGATTGAACGAGCAATACAACAATGTACGATCTCACGTGTTGCTCATGGAACCCATGCCCACAATACCAAAGATTTTCTCCTATGTAGCTCAACAAGAACGTCAGCTATCAGGTAATAATTTTCTCCCAAACTTCAGTCTTGAATCAAAAGAAAACGCTTCAATCAATGTTGTCAAGATTACTTGCGAATTCTGTGGACGAATTGGCCATACCGAGAGCGTTTGTTACAAGAAATATGGTGTACCTTCAAGCTATGAAGGAAGAAGCAAAAGCTACAACACAAGAAACGGAAAAGCCTGTACTCATTGCGGGAAAATAGGACATACCATTGATGTATGTTTTAAGAAGCACAGATTTCCTCCGGGATACAAGTTTGGCAATAGCAAGGTGGTAGCAAATAATATTGTGGCAGTAGAAGGAAAAGCCACGAGTGACCAAATGCAACGCCATGAGTCTCATGATTTGGTTCGCTTTTCACCAGAGCAGGATCAAGCTTTGTTCGCTTTAATACAACGACCATCTTCAGGAAGCTCAGCCCCTACCCAATCCCAGGTTGCATCCATATCTTCATGTTCCACTAACACCTCACCAGGTACACTTCTCTCTTTCGAAACAGCAGATTCCATCTCCTGGATATTAGATTCAGGAGCCACTGACCACGTCTCCTCTTCCTTGGCCAATTTTCATTCGTATCATCAAGTCAATCCCATTATGGTTAAGCTACCAAACGGCCACCAAGTTCACGCTACCCACTCAGGAACA GATACCAACACCAAAGCGAAGATTGGTACAGTTGAA CATATTTGA
- the LOC100775600 gene encoding uncharacterized protein isoform X2: protein MKDEPAEHNKHFGIRFASRKTKKKKQLPENYDTCRRLYCAFRLFVLVPIFLIDSIGFALLRKKRKQEDPEEHQMREDSSSDHEVVPQNYVTCLQFLKLAYINIIGITGPGVGDIGKMKQKHIWSAQLLRAFMEKPYLSYTGGPPPLNEGVQTDYRKVSVDSKETVILVAARNGIVEMVNEIISKIPSAIHETNSEKKNVLLVAVENRQTLIVEALKNWFEQEKKELIFYNLKLGVDDQENTVLHLAATLPNKGWMISGLALQMMWHIKWFQYIKDLVPEHFTVRTNKDGKTARQIFKESHNCLVKDANEWLKGTSESCSVVAAFLAGVSFATSTSVPGSFDSDTGEPLLETNNAFESFAMCSLIGLSFSVTALVLFLSILTSRKELKDFRRSLPLKVLLGLSSLFISTAALFATFCSAHFFIVDEKYKQVLIVIYAVTCFPVGLYAIAQFPLFIDLVRAIATKVPQASDNENDI from the exons ATGAAAGATGAACCTGCAGAACACAACAAACATTTTGGAATAAGATTCGCatcaaggaaaacaaaaaagaagaaacagtTACCAGAGAACTACGACACATGTCGTCGGCTCTATTGTGCATTTCGACTTTTTGTTCTCGTGCCCATATTTCTCATCGATAGTATAGGATTTG cattattaagaaaaaagagaaaacaagaaGATCCAGAGGAACATCAAATGCGAGAAGATTCAAGTAGTGATCATGAGGTTGTTCCACAAAATTATGTAACTTGTCTTCAGTTTTTGAAGCTTgcatacataaatattattgGCATTACAGGACCAG GGGTTGGAGACATTGGGAAGATGAAGCAAAAGCACATATGGAGTGCTCAACTCTTGAGGGCATTTATGGAAAAACCCTATCTGTCATATACGGGAGGTCCACCACCATTGAACGAGGGTGTTCAAACAGATTACAGAAAAG TAAGTGTTGACAGCAAGGAGACAGTGATTTTGGTTGCGGCAagaaatggcatagttgaaatgGTGAATGAGATTATATCTAAAATACCAAGTGCCATACATGAAACTAACTCAGAAAAGAAAAACGTGTTGCTTGTAGCAGTGGAGAACAGGCAAACCCTTATTGTTGAGGCATTAAAAAATTGGTTTGAACAGGAGAAAAAAGAGTTAATCTTTTACAACCTAAAATTAGGTGTGGATGACCAAGAGAACACCGTGTTACACTTGGCAGCAACACTACCTAATAAGGGTTGGATGATATCTGGCCTTGCCTTGCAAATGATGTGGCATATCAAATGGTTTCAG TATATAAAAGACCTAGTGCCGGAGCATTTCACTGTTAGAACCAATAAAGACGGGAAAACGGCAAGGCAAATCTTTAAAGAATCACATAATTGCCTCGTAAAAGATGCTAATGAATGGCTCAAGGGCACATCAGAATCTTGCTCAGTTGTGGCAGCTTTTCTTGCTGGTGTTTCCTTTGCCACATCCACCAGTGTCCCTGGTAGTTTTGACAGTGACACTGGTGAACCTCTGTTAGAAACCAATAACGCATTCGAGTCATTTGCAATGTGTTCATTAATTGGCCTAAGCTTCTCCGTCACCGCTCTCGTATTGTTCCTCTCTATACTCACTTCTCGAAAAGAACTCAAAGATTTTCGAAGAAGTTTGCCACTGAAAGTGCTTTTGGGCTTAAGCTCTCTTTTCATATCGACTGCTGCGTTGTTTGCTACTTTCTGCTCCGCCCATTTCTTTATTGTTGATGAAAAATACAAGCAAGTCTTAATCGTTATTTATGCAGTCACTTGCTTTCCCGTGGGTCTCTACGCAATAGCACAATTTCCATTATTTATTGATCTTGTGAGGGCCATTGCAACTAAAGTGCCACAGGCAAGTGATAACGAGAACGATATATAG
- the LOC100775600 gene encoding uncharacterized protein isoform X1, translating into MHKYPKLFNTHNIEGFSPLKILASRPSAFKSGINLKWWEALLYHCVSAESLDVEKTKESYMKDEPAEHNKHFGIRFASRKTKKKKQLPENYDTCRRLYCAFRLFVLVPIFLIDSIGFALLRKKRKQEDPEEHQMREDSSSDHEVVPQNYVTCLQFLKLAYINIIGITGPGVGDIGKMKQKHIWSAQLLRAFMEKPYLSYTGGPPPLNEGVQTDYRKVSVDSKETVILVAARNGIVEMVNEIISKIPSAIHETNSEKKNVLLVAVENRQTLIVEALKNWFEQEKKELIFYNLKLGVDDQENTVLHLAATLPNKGWMISGLALQMMWHIKWFQYIKDLVPEHFTVRTNKDGKTARQIFKESHNCLVKDANEWLKGTSESCSVVAAFLAGVSFATSTSVPGSFDSDTGEPLLETNNAFESFAMCSLIGLSFSVTALVLFLSILTSRKELKDFRRSLPLKVLLGLSSLFISTAALFATFCSAHFFIVDEKYKQVLIVIYAVTCFPVGLYAIAQFPLFIDLVRAIATKVPQASDNENDI; encoded by the exons ATGCATAAGTATCCTAAACTTTTCAACACTCATAATATAGAGGGATTCAGTCCTCTCAAAATTCTTGCCAGTAGGCCCTCGGCCTTCAAAAGTGGAATCAATCTCAAGTGGTGGGAGGCACTCTTGTACCATT GTGTATCTGCAGAATCTCTAGACGTTGAAAAAACAAAGGAATCGTACATGAAAGATGAACCTGCAGAACACAACAAACATTTTGGAATAAGATTCGCatcaaggaaaacaaaaaagaagaaacagtTACCAGAGAACTACGACACATGTCGTCGGCTCTATTGTGCATTTCGACTTTTTGTTCTCGTGCCCATATTTCTCATCGATAGTATAGGATTTG cattattaagaaaaaagagaaaacaagaaGATCCAGAGGAACATCAAATGCGAGAAGATTCAAGTAGTGATCATGAGGTTGTTCCACAAAATTATGTAACTTGTCTTCAGTTTTTGAAGCTTgcatacataaatattattgGCATTACAGGACCAG GGGTTGGAGACATTGGGAAGATGAAGCAAAAGCACATATGGAGTGCTCAACTCTTGAGGGCATTTATGGAAAAACCCTATCTGTCATATACGGGAGGTCCACCACCATTGAACGAGGGTGTTCAAACAGATTACAGAAAAG TAAGTGTTGACAGCAAGGAGACAGTGATTTTGGTTGCGGCAagaaatggcatagttgaaatgGTGAATGAGATTATATCTAAAATACCAAGTGCCATACATGAAACTAACTCAGAAAAGAAAAACGTGTTGCTTGTAGCAGTGGAGAACAGGCAAACCCTTATTGTTGAGGCATTAAAAAATTGGTTTGAACAGGAGAAAAAAGAGTTAATCTTTTACAACCTAAAATTAGGTGTGGATGACCAAGAGAACACCGTGTTACACTTGGCAGCAACACTACCTAATAAGGGTTGGATGATATCTGGCCTTGCCTTGCAAATGATGTGGCATATCAAATGGTTTCAG TATATAAAAGACCTAGTGCCGGAGCATTTCACTGTTAGAACCAATAAAGACGGGAAAACGGCAAGGCAAATCTTTAAAGAATCACATAATTGCCTCGTAAAAGATGCTAATGAATGGCTCAAGGGCACATCAGAATCTTGCTCAGTTGTGGCAGCTTTTCTTGCTGGTGTTTCCTTTGCCACATCCACCAGTGTCCCTGGTAGTTTTGACAGTGACACTGGTGAACCTCTGTTAGAAACCAATAACGCATTCGAGTCATTTGCAATGTGTTCATTAATTGGCCTAAGCTTCTCCGTCACCGCTCTCGTATTGTTCCTCTCTATACTCACTTCTCGAAAAGAACTCAAAGATTTTCGAAGAAGTTTGCCACTGAAAGTGCTTTTGGGCTTAAGCTCTCTTTTCATATCGACTGCTGCGTTGTTTGCTACTTTCTGCTCCGCCCATTTCTTTATTGTTGATGAAAAATACAAGCAAGTCTTAATCGTTATTTATGCAGTCACTTGCTTTCCCGTGGGTCTCTACGCAATAGCACAATTTCCATTATTTATTGATCTTGTGAGGGCCATTGCAACTAAAGTGCCACAGGCAAGTGATAACGAGAACGATATATAG